Proteins encoded within one genomic window of Vanrija pseudolonga chromosome 3, complete sequence:
- the priA_6 gene encoding Protein priA has protein sequence MTLLLVTLALLLVASASADKTPPTLAVRGIEKRAPIDPSTTDACTWGCWQQAATAASCDKYDTQCTCMTNRFAFDNAYVPCVLFTPQCSASAATTFQSSACQYGFELSSAAARRRGLERALVPSCPGKKVCRTRRGSHKNLFHNQLDNGGDYDGYECVDVMRELEACGGCPGVDGVDCTALEGAGDVACVGGLCEVRTCERGYRRHRGVCI, from the exons ATgacgctcctcctcgtcacgctTGCCCTGTTGCTGGTtgcgagcgccagcgcggacAAGACACCACCAACCCTCGCCGTGCGTGGCATCGAGAAACGCGCGCCGATAGA CCCGTCGACCACGGACGCATGCACCTGGGGCTGCtggcagcaggcagccacAGCGGCAAGTTGCGACAAGTACGACACTCAGTGCACCTGCATGACCAACAGATTCGCGTTCGACAACGCATATGTGCCATGCGTATTGTT CACACCGCAGTGttccgcgtccgccgcgacgacgttCCAGTCATCCGCGTGTCAGTACGGGTTTG AGTTATCATctgcggccgcgcgccgacggggactggagcgcgcgctcgtgccgtcCTGCCCGGGGAAGAAGGTATgccgcacccgccgcggCTCGCACAAGAACCTGTTCCACAACCAGCTTGACAATGGGGGTGACTATGACGGATACGAGTGCGTCGACGTGATGCGTGAACTCGAGGCGTGCGGTGGCTGCcctggcgtcgacggcgtcgactgcaccgcgctcgagggggccggcgacgtcgcgtgCGTCGGCGGACTGTGCGAGGTGCGGACGTGTGAGCGCGGCTACCGACGTCACCGTGGAGTGTGCATCTAG